The proteins below come from a single Micropterus dolomieu isolate WLL.071019.BEF.003 ecotype Adirondacks linkage group LG05, ASM2129224v1, whole genome shotgun sequence genomic window:
- the LOC123971639 gene encoding gamma-aminobutyric acid receptor subunit gamma-3, which translates to MKKLTLNSNMVGLIWLPDTIFRNSKNADSHWITMPNQLLRIWNDGKILYTLRLTINAECQLQLHNFPMDEHSCPLIFSSYGYPRDEMIYKWRKNSVEAADQKSWRLYQFDFMGLRNTTDIITTTAGDYVVMTVYFDLSRRMGYFTIQTYIPCILTVVLSWVSFWIKKDATPARTALGITTVLTMTTLSSVARTSLPRVSYVTAMDLFVTVCFLFVFAALMEYATLNYYSYSARRPSCTEPKRLNYSVLDVRPPHTVITLNNSMYWQDFEDACVYECLDGKDCQSFFCCFEECKGGAWRKGRLHIDLLELDAYSRVFFPTSFLLFNIVYWVGYLYL; encoded by the exons ATGAAAAAATTGACTTTGAACAGCAATATGGTTGGACTTATTTGGCTACCAGATACCATCTTCAGAAACTCCAAGAATGCAGATTCCCACTGGATTACAATGCCTAACCAGCTGCTCAGAATATGGAACGATGGGAAAATACTTTACACCTTAAG ACTGACAATAAATGCAGAATGCCAGCTGCAGTTGCACAACTTTCCAATGGACGAACACTCCTGTCCACTCATCTTCTCCAGCT ATGGATACCCACGAGATGAGATGATTTACAAGTGGAGGAAGAACTCAGTGGAGGCGGCTGACCAAAAGTCCTGGCGTCTCTACCAGTTTGATTTTATGGGCCTGAGAAACACTACAGACATAATAACGACTACAGCAG GTGACTATGTGGTGATGACGGTGTACTTTGACCTCAGTAGAAGAATGGGCTACTTCACCATCCAGACTTATATCCCCTGCATCCTCACCGTGGTCCTCTCGTGGGTGTCCTTCTGGATCAAAAAAGATGCCACGCCAGCCAGAACGGCTTTAG GTATAACCACAGTGCTGACTATGACTACTCTCAGTAGTGTCGCCAGGACGTCACTACCCAGAGTGTCTTATGTCACTGCCATGGACCTTTTCGTCACGGTCTGCTTCCTGTTTGTCTTTGCTGCTCTGATGGAGTATGCAACGTTAAATTACTATTCGTACAGCGCTCGAAGACCCAGCTGCACGGAACCTAAAAGATTG aACTACTCCGTCCTGGATGTGAGACCTCCACACACTGTCATCACTTTAAACAACTCCATGTACTGGCAGGACTTTGAGGACGCTTGTGTCTATGAGTGCCTGGACGGAAAAGACTGCCAGagcttcttctgctgctttgaGGAGTGCAAAGGCGGTGCATGGAGAAAAGGACGTCTCCACATAGATTTACTTGAACTGGACGCATACTCCCGCGTCTTTTTTCCCACCTCCTTCTTGCTGTTCAACATCGTCTACTGGGTAGGCTATCTCTATCTTTAG